In a genomic window of uncultured Sphaerochaeta sp.:
- a CDS encoding bifunctional 4-hydroxy-2-oxoglutarate aldolase/2-dehydro-3-deoxy-phosphogluconate aldolase: MNSIEQTLEAIAETKVISIIRGIEEEHAPLVIDALAKGGIRCLEITMNTEGALDMIEEASQNQELVVGAGTVLDVASARESIRRGARFVLSPSLDVHVITYCLDHGVLPVPGVFTPTEMYTAHKAGAPLIKIFPAGSVGPQYIKDLLGPFKGMKLLPVGGVSVDNTAAFIKAGAFAVGVGSYLANPALAKENAWETITHRATLFLEQAALR, encoded by the coding sequence ATGAATTCGATTGAACAGACACTAGAGGCCATTGCTGAGACAAAAGTCATCTCCATCATCAGGGGAATCGAGGAAGAACATGCTCCTTTGGTAATCGATGCACTCGCAAAAGGTGGTATCCGGTGCCTTGAGATCACCATGAACACAGAGGGAGCTCTCGACATGATCGAGGAAGCTTCCCAGAACCAGGAGCTTGTGGTCGGTGCAGGGACAGTACTCGATGTGGCCTCTGCACGCGAAAGCATCCGCAGGGGCGCACGCTTTGTACTCTCCCCCAGTCTGGATGTGCATGTCATCACCTACTGTCTCGACCATGGCGTACTGCCGGTACCGGGAGTCTTCACTCCCACGGAGATGTACACTGCCCATAAGGCAGGTGCACCGCTCATCAAGATATTTCCTGCCGGTTCGGTAGGTCCCCAATACATCAAGGACCTGCTCGGGCCGTTCAAGGGGATGAAACTGCTCCCAGTCGGTGGGGTTTCGGTGGATAATACCGCAGCCTTCATCAAAGCTGGGGCGTTCGCGGTAGGAGTTGGCTCCTATCTGGCGAATCCTGCTCTTGCAAAAGAAAATGCATGGGAAACCATCACGCACCGTGCTACACTTTTTCTTGAACAGGCTGCTCTACGGTAA
- a CDS encoding sugar kinase has translation MKSRVVTIGESLVAFIPNAHTKLRYVQQFSKVVVGAESNVAVGLAKLGIESSWVSKVGNDEFGQFIIRELRAEGVDTLQVGMSDDHPTAIMFKQFSANLDSSVFYYRKGSAASTLTLADIDLEYLKQAKVLHLSGITPALSESCRKTVAELFRFAKQEGILISFDPNIRRKLWSEDEAKKTLKPLLLASDIALLGEDEGDLLLGTSDAQQISKLLLAAGVRAVGVKQGNRGSSVADASGFYRIDPYPVKVVDTIGAGDAFNAGFLAGFLEGRPIRECGTMGSLMGGLAVSSYGDTEGLPDRSTFDRLLAQKEEIHR, from the coding sequence ATGAAATCGCGTGTTGTTACCATCGGCGAAAGTCTTGTCGCCTTCATCCCCAATGCCCATACCAAGCTGCGCTACGTACAGCAGTTCAGCAAAGTCGTCGTGGGTGCTGAGAGCAATGTCGCAGTCGGCCTTGCCAAGCTGGGAATTGAGAGCAGCTGGGTAAGCAAGGTGGGCAACGATGAGTTCGGCCAGTTCATCATCCGTGAACTCAGGGCTGAAGGAGTGGATACCTTGCAGGTGGGAATGAGCGACGACCATCCCACCGCCATCATGTTCAAGCAGTTTTCCGCAAATCTCGACTCCTCTGTCTTCTACTACCGCAAGGGGTCGGCCGCAAGCACCCTTACGCTTGCAGATATCGACCTTGAGTACCTGAAGCAGGCAAAGGTGCTTCACCTCTCAGGCATCACTCCGGCTCTTTCCGAGTCATGCAGAAAGACCGTTGCCGAACTGTTCAGGTTCGCCAAGCAGGAAGGAATCCTGATCAGCTTTGACCCGAACATCAGGCGCAAGCTCTGGAGTGAGGACGAGGCCAAAAAGACACTCAAGCCGCTGTTGCTTGCCTCAGACATCGCCCTCCTTGGTGAAGATGAGGGAGATCTGCTGCTCGGTACTTCCGATGCCCAACAGATCAGCAAGCTGTTGCTTGCCGCCGGGGTTCGGGCTGTTGGGGTGAAACAGGGAAACAGAGGCTCTTCTGTCGCAGATGCAAGCGGCTTCTACCGGATCGATCCCTACCCGGTGAAGGTTGTCGATACCATTGGTGCAGGCGACGCGTTCAACGCAGGCTTTCTTGCAGGGTTCCTGGAAGGAAGACCGATCCGAGAGTGCGGCACGATGGGCTCGCTGATGGGTGGTCTTGCCGTAAGCAGCTATGGGGACACAGAAGGGCTTCCCGACCGTTCCACCTTCGACCGCCTGCTTGCCCAGAAAGAGGAGATACACCGATGA
- a CDS encoding IclR family transcriptional regulator: MASSEHRTTARILDILETIASVQDGVSLSDLSRSLSIPKSSLHPLLCTLAERRYLHYLQREERYYLGESVFVLGNKYVNNHDVLEQIKDVLQQVNQKTGETLYFGVLSKRDVLYLAKADLHSQFRVVSNPGNKLPAYSTGYGKALLSQFLPEQIRELYPEGDLKPLTPQTVRNVEQLNTQLEGIRATGFAYEKGESTTGIQCVAVAIEVEGQVLAGMSIAVPEFRYTKEREEQFKTLLDHARSQIQRIIAGNKSQWIYSGEYNR; encoded by the coding sequence ATGGCTTCTTCTGAGCATCGCACGACAGCCAGAATCCTGGATATCCTGGAGACTATAGCATCCGTACAGGATGGGGTCTCCCTCTCCGACCTCTCTCGTTCGCTCTCCATACCCAAAAGCAGCCTTCACCCGTTGCTCTGCACTCTTGCAGAACGCAGATACCTGCACTACCTGCAACGGGAAGAACGGTATTACCTGGGAGAAAGTGTCTTCGTCCTCGGAAACAAGTATGTGAACAACCACGATGTCCTGGAACAGATCAAGGATGTGCTGCAGCAGGTCAACCAAAAAACCGGGGAGACGCTCTATTTTGGGGTTCTTTCCAAACGGGACGTGCTGTACCTCGCAAAAGCAGACCTGCACTCTCAGTTCAGGGTGGTATCCAACCCGGGAAACAAGCTTCCTGCCTACAGCACCGGATATGGGAAGGCTCTGCTGAGCCAATTCCTCCCTGAACAGATACGTGAACTCTACCCCGAAGGGGATCTCAAGCCGCTTACCCCCCAAACCGTCAGGAATGTGGAACAGCTCAATACACAACTTGAAGGCATACGAGCCACAGGCTTTGCGTATGAGAAAGGAGAATCCACCACCGGCATCCAGTGTGTGGCGGTTGCCATCGAGGTGGAAGGACAGGTACTTGCAGGCATGTCCATTGCTGTTCCCGAATTCAGGTATACAAAGGAACGGGAAGAACAGTTCAAAACCCTGCTGGATCATGCACGTTCACAAATCCAGCGCATCATTGCCGGCAACAAAAGCCAGTGGATATATAGTGGAGAGTATAATCGATGA
- a CDS encoding type II toxin-antitoxin system RelB/DinJ family antitoxin, translating into MASTTISLRTDTELKAQAEEILDQLGMTLNGTFNMLLHQIVREKSVPLSLSLASQNSMYADLLVAENERINGYVGRSGDEILKDFDLIVAEAEANYEV; encoded by the coding sequence ATGGCAAGCACAACAATCAGTTTGAGAACGGATACGGAACTCAAGGCACAGGCCGAGGAAATCCTCGATCAGCTTGGAATGACACTGAATGGAACCTTCAACATGCTCCTTCATCAGATTGTGAGGGAAAAGTCAGTGCCACTGAGTTTGTCCTTGGCTTCCCAGAATTCAATGTATGCAGATTTGCTTGTTGCAGAAAATGAACGCATAAACGGTTATGTCGGCAGAAGTGGAGATGAAATACTGAAGGATTTTGACTTGATCGTGGCAGAGGCTGAAGCCAACTATGAAGTATGA
- a CDS encoding tripartite tricarboxylate transporter substrate binding protein, with product MKKLLVLVMLLSLVLGSVFAQGGTEVSADSYPSGPVSVIVPYSAGGGTDLVARALVDAAKANFPKNIAVENRTGGGGAVGMSYGANAKADGSVISMITVELVTLPHTGTGAGLYYDQFKPIMMVNSAYSAITVQKDSPYNTLNEFLAAAKTKTMRVGNSGVGAIWHLAAAGLAKTAQVTFNHIPFDGAAPAITSLLGGHIDAVTVSYAEVASQVDAGNLKVLAVLAPERIAATPNIPTAKELGYDVAIGTWRGLGVPKATPQPIADKIEKIFTEASKSDAFVKFMNSSNNIIDAMDSTSYGAKLAKDNDMFKALIEELGLKQQ from the coding sequence ATGAAGAAACTCCTAGTATTGGTAATGCTTCTGTCTCTGGTTCTCGGATCGGTGTTCGCCCAGGGTGGCACTGAGGTATCTGCTGATTCCTATCCCAGTGGACCGGTATCAGTGATTGTTCCGTATTCTGCAGGCGGTGGTACCGATCTGGTAGCCCGTGCTCTGGTTGATGCCGCAAAGGCAAACTTCCCGAAGAATATTGCTGTTGAGAACAGAACCGGCGGTGGCGGTGCTGTGGGCATGTCCTATGGTGCAAACGCAAAGGCCGATGGCTCTGTCATCAGCATGATCACCGTGGAATTGGTCACCCTTCCCCACACCGGAACCGGTGCGGGCCTGTACTATGACCAGTTCAAGCCGATCATGATGGTCAACAGTGCCTACAGTGCAATCACTGTCCAGAAAGACTCCCCCTACAACACCCTCAATGAGTTCCTCGCCGCAGCAAAGACCAAGACCATGCGCGTCGGCAACTCCGGTGTAGGAGCCATCTGGCACCTTGCAGCAGCTGGTCTCGCAAAGACCGCTCAGGTCACCTTCAACCACATTCCGTTTGACGGTGCAGCTCCTGCAATCACCAGCCTGCTCGGCGGCCACATTGATGCGGTCACCGTCAGCTATGCTGAGGTTGCAAGCCAGGTCGATGCAGGGAACCTGAAGGTTCTTGCAGTGCTTGCTCCCGAGCGCATTGCAGCAACCCCGAACATCCCCACCGCCAAGGAACTCGGCTATGATGTAGCCATCGGTACCTGGAGAGGCTTGGGCGTTCCCAAGGCTACCCCCCAGCCGATCGCCGACAAGATCGAGAAGATCTTCACCGAAGCTTCCAAGAGCGATGCATTCGTGAAGTTCATGAACAGCAGCAACAACATCATCGACGCCATGGACAGCACCTCCTATGGAGCAAAACTGGCCAAGGACAACGACATGTTCAAAGCTCTGATCGAGGAACTCGGTCTTAAGCAGCAGTAA